In Plasmodium yoelii strain 17X genome assembly, chromosome: 6, one DNA window encodes the following:
- a CDS encoding DNA helicase MCM8, putative → MDKIVQLYFNKLELNDEVKKLILSWVKFFNKNWEYLFSIDKDVILNFEFFLDNKKIINKNAPPNNEIFLHELKKNPEIVLKFMKVAIHLLLYHGLGINEIEDEDQIFKEKNISHKKHKNMRETEKRINDDVENNIFYKENESKIKSFIQNEEVEKVKSNNILLNDLKYDRYKDSEIFRTYFFSTQITIYLYNWNKINKFKNLKSEKVNQLVCLRGSVLRISPIQLLITKIDFICEKCKYIFKIEFIDGKFEIPKKCLIKNCDSKNFAPIRESAKSIEYQKIILKENKKNTSNIYETDNTSNIKNLLVTVEVSKFFVNTCLPGNYVEVLGILKVISHINNYLINGKNSIFNMYIDCISIFSLSSKKYYNNNTFNIQKIKNEKKKIYSTLLWQSYIDNVEKNKSNNLELQNNNNCSTNLTNINEKDLHMNQNYDEINIDDKEYKIDKNKKKNDNFFRNEESIPTLNMYGDFLDMFDINNNYLNNDYINKVANSIDKENESHHNNLANPLIDFDKNTLNFIKDFEKYKNNKFYLLVSSFCPRVVMNYYIKAGLLLSLLGGKTIYDQFGEIKRRGNIHLLLIGDPGLGKSRILQYISNIIEKSLFICSTSTSINGLTASAVKDSTNNEYSLEGGALVLSDKGICCIDELDKISLKDQQSFLECMESQCINISKAGIVCNLKTRCTIIAASNPKEGKYNYNKTIFDNIKIPLPLLSRFDMVFLLADKISEEKDMHISNYLITSTNDTRKNSYLHDQNEKNNFENIRCNDDSTFVEKDDNFDESIFFDFQYNLTNKCKQIDESNYLPIELLGIFIKYCRKSLFPILSNEAKQYIKKFYIHLRNASIAHNNISIPITIRQLESLIRLCQARARADLSNIVTLEHAKEVVVIYQKTIFYPLSLKVMDFKEKKNNKASRGKSAKALSGLFKKDIIKIAQISGNKINNKDLRNLAQSIIQSAESNISDDALIHLVNEEGFILYKGNHWEVDLFYLK, encoded by the exons atggatAAAATAGTGCAACTTTATTTCAACAAATTGGAATTAAATG ATGAAGTGAAGAAACTTATTTTGAGCTGGGTCAAATTTTTCAACAAGAATTGGGAATACTTGTTTAGCATTGATAAGGATGTTATTTTGAactttgaattttttttagataataaaaaaataataaataaaaacgcGCCTcctaataatgaaatatttttacatgAACTTAAAAAAAACCCAGAAATCgttttaaaatttatgaaagttgcaattcatttattattgtATCATGGTTTAGgaataaatgaaatagaaGATGAGGATCAAATAtttaaggaaaaaaatatttcacacaaaaaacacaaaaatatGAGAGAGACAGAAAAAAGAATAAATGATGatgtagaaaataatatcttttataaagaaaatgaatctaAAATTAAAAGTTTCATCCAAAATGAAGAAGTAGAAAAAGTAAAatctaataatattttattaaatgatcTAAAATATGATCGATATAAAGATTCTGAAATTTTtcgtacatattttttttctacacaaataacaatatatttatataattggaataaaattaataaatttaaaaatttaaaaagcGAAAAAGTTAATCAATTAGTTTGTTTAAGAGGAAGTGTATTAAGAATTTCTCCTATACAACtattaataacaaaaattgATTTTATATgtgaaaaatgtaaatatatatttaaaatagaaTTTATAGATGGTAAATTTGAAATACCTAAAAAATGtctaataaaaaattgtgatAGTAAAAATTTTGCTCCAATACGAGAATCAGCAAAATCAATagaatatcaaaaaataattttaaaggaaaataaaaaaaatacatctAATATTTACGAAACAGATAATACatctaatataaaaaatttgttaGTTACAGTTGAGGTATCaaaattttttgttaacaCATGTTTACCTGGAAATTATGTAGAAGTTTTAGGGATACTAAAAGTTATATctcatattaataattatttaataaatggaaaaaattcAATTTTTAACATGTATATTGATTGTATTTCGATATTTTCATTgtcatcaaaaaaatattataataataacactTTTAATATCCAAAAAATTAagaacgaaaaaaaaaaaatatattcaactCTTTTATGGCAATCTTATATAGACaatgttgaaaaaaataagtcTAATAATTTGgaattacaaaataataataactgcTCTACTAActtaacaaatataaacgAAAAAGATTTACACATGAATCAAAATTAcgatgaaataaatatagatgataaagaatataaaatagacaaaaataaaaaaaaaaatgataatttttttagaaaTGAAGAAAGCATTCCCACATTAAATATGTATGGAGATTTCTTGGATATgtttgatataaataataattaccTTAACAATGATTACATAAATAAAGTTGCAAACTCTAttgataaagaaaatgaatcacATCATAATAATTTGGCAAATCCTTTAATtgattttgataaaaatactttaaattttataaaagattttgaaaaatataaaaataataaattttatttattagttaGTTCATTCTGTCCACGTGTAGTtatgaattattatataaaagcAGGATTATTGTTAAGTTTATTAGGAGGAAAAACAATATATGATCAATTTGGTGAAATAAAAAGAAGAggaaatatacatttattattaattggTGATCCTGGGTTAGGAAAAAGTCGaattttacaatatataagtaatataatagaaaaaagtttatttatttgtagtACCTCAACTAGTATAAATGGATTAACTGCATCTGCTGTTAAAGATTCaacaaataatgaatattctTTAGAAGGTGGTGCATTAGTATTATCTGATAAAGGTATATGTTGTATTGATGAATTAGATAAAATATCTTTAAAAGATCAACAATCTTTTTTAGAATGTATGGAGAGTcaatgtattaatatatcaAAAGCAGGAATTGTATGTAATCTAAAAACTAGATGCACTATAATTGCTGCATCTAATCCTAAAGaaggaaaatataattataataaaacaatttttgataatattaaaataccTTTACCATTATTAAGTAGATTTGATATGGTTTTTTTATTAGCTGATAAAATATCCGAAGAAAAAGATATGCATAtttcaaattatttaataacatCTACTAATGATACAAGAAAAAATTCCTATTTACATGATCagaacgaaaaaaataattttgaaaatataagaTGTAATGATGATTCTACATTTGTTGAAAAAGATGATAATTTTGATGaatctattttttttgattttcaATATAATCTTACAAATAAATGTAAACAAATTGACGAATCTAATTATTTGCCAATTGAACTATTaggaatatttattaaatattgtaGGAAATCTTTATTTCCAATTTTATCAAATGAAGcaaaacaatatataaaaaaattttatatacatctAAGAAATGCTTCTATagcacataataatataagtaTCCCAATAACAATAAGACAATTAGAATCACTTATAAGATTATGTCAAGCAAGAGCACGAGCAGATTTATCAAATATTGTAACATTAGAACATGCTAAAGAAGTTGTTgtaatatatcaaaaaactattttttatCCTTTATCTTTAAAAGTTATGgattttaaagaaaaaaaaaataataaagctTCAAGAGGCAAATCAGCCAAAGCACTTTCCGGATTATTTAAGAAAGATATTATAAAGATAGCTCAAATAAgtggaaataaaataaataacaag gATTTACGAAATTTAGCTCAATCAATAATACAATCAGCCGAATCGAATATATCTGATGATGCATTAATTCATCTTG tAAATGAGGAaggttttattttatataaaggAAACCACTGGGAAGTTGACCTTTTCTATTTGAAGTAG
- a CDS encoding heat shock protein DnaJ: MPNRVNYYEVLGVPQDADISVIKKSYRTLAMKWHPDKNPNNKAEATERFKQISEAYEVLSDPKRRRKYDLYGTDEGYVMGDNDEFSNFHKNFGFNDAQRIFEMFFGDSTPFGNDSFFGEVMGSSFGDKRRGRMGRSTDPFDNFFGSSFNISFGPSSFDNFMDGGSCFTSVETSTSNGGKFKNRVVKTSTSKTTSIINGRRVTRIETVKTLPNGTIERTVTEKEEDGRGNVNVRQLPSYEMRKSKR; this comes from the exons atgcCAAATCGAGTAAACTATTATGAAGTTTTAGGGGTGCCTCAAGATGCTGATATAAgcgtaataaaaaaatcatatagAACCCTTGCTATGAAATGGCATCCGg ATAAAAACCCAAACAATAAAGCCGAAGCAACTGAGCGATTTAAGCAAATTTCAGAGGCTTATGAAGTATTGTCAGATCCTAAAAGACGAAGAAAATATgatt tatATGGAACTGATGAAGGATATGTAATGGGGGATAACGACGAATTTTCAAActttcataaaaattttgGATTTAATGATGCTCAAAGAATATTTGAAATGTTTTTTGGTGATTCAACACCATTTGGAAATGATTCATTTTTTGGAGAAGTCATGGGTTCATCTTTTGGAGATAAAAGACGAGGAAGAATGGGTCGATCTACTGATCcatttgataatttttttggatCATCATTTAACATATCTTTTGGTCCCTCTTCATTTGACA aTTTCATGGATGGAGGCTCGTGTTTCACATCTGTTGAGACCTCAACTTCAAATGGCGGGAAATTTAAAAACAGAGTTGTGAAAACTTCAACATCTAAAACAACATCTATTATTAATGGAAGAAGAGTTACCAGAATAGAAACTGTAAAGACATTACCAAATGGTACAATTGAAAGGACTGTGActgaaaaagaagaagatgGAAGAGGGAATGTCAATGTAAGACAATTACCATCTTATGAAATGCGAAAAAGTAAAagataa